In Sphaerochaeta sp., the genomic window GCTCGTCCACCTATCTGGATTGGGCCCAGCAGAACATGCGGCTGAACGGATACACGACGATGAACCACTTCTACTATCGCTCCGACTGCATGCAGTTCCTGTACGATACGTGGGACCGGTATGACCTGATCTTCTGCGATCCCCCCACCTACTCCAACAGCAAGAGCCGGGGAAGCTTCGACGTCCAGCGTGACCATGTCGATCTGATCAAAGCGTGCATGATGCATCTGGATCCCGGTGGGATTTTGATCTTCTCCACCAACTTCCGCAGATTCAAGATGGCGCCGTTCCTGTACGACGACTGGGACATCCAGGACATCACTCCCGAGACCATCGGGGATGATTTCGCCAGAGATCCGAAGATCCACTTCTGCTATCTGATCCGGAAGAAGGAAGAGGCACAGGTGGTCAAACCGACGGTCGTACGCAAGGTGGTGCTGAAACAACATGCCGACAAGTCATGACGTAATCACCCTCGCCTGCCCCAATTGTCACACCGAACAGAAGGTGAAAGCCTACACGGCTATCGACCTGTCCACGGATCCCAAGCTGGAACTTGGGATCCTCACCGACAGCGTGTTCACCCACACCTGCACCCACTGTGGCGCATCGTTCACCGTGACCAACGAACTGCTCGTCACCAATGCGGAGGTTCCGTTCGCCATACTGCTTGCCCCGGATTACCAACGGGGCGAGCCAAAGGCGCCGGATTCCCTGAAGGGATATATCAAACGGGTAGTACCGACGATCAACCAGTTGAAGGAAAAGGTGATGATCTTCCAGGCCTTGATGGACGATCGTGCCGTGGAACTGTGCAAACTGTACCTTTCCCTTCAGGAAGCCAGACAGGATGGGTATTATTTGTTCACCGAACACCGGGACGGGAATCTGAAATTCTCCTGGTTTGACGCCAACGATACGTTGGTGGATGCCATCCAGGTGCCGGACAGCCTGTACACCATGGTGCTTCCCAAGGCAAAGGGATTTGAAGTGGACGATGGGGTGTTCACCCCGCTGGACGCACTCTGGGCGCTTGACCGGATCGGCCAGTGATCACTCCACCGGAGTGACGATTTCCGTCAGGACGGAGATCAACAGCTGGTAATCGCCGTCGATGGCGCAGATGTCCGCTTCCAGAAGACGATCGGGATCAGCAGAGCCCCAGTCCGTCTCATAGCCGGCGTACAGCGCCATCAGATAAAAGAACAGCCGTTCCACCCTGCCGTTGCCGTCATTGAACGGATGGAGCGCTTCCATCTCTCCCATGAAATAGGCCAGTTCATTGACGAATTCTTCTTTTTCCAATCCTTTGAGATAATGGGCCGTCTGGATGCGAAGGAACAGGTTCTCCCCTTCCTGACGCAGGTAGCGGGGATCGCAGAAGACCGTCCTCCGCTTGATGTCCACCGTCCTGAGCTGTCCCGCGGAGGGATACACATCCCCGAACAGGCGGGCGTGCAGGTCAAGCAGGGAATCAAATTCAAACGGTGGTTGATGATCCTCCGAAAGAATCTCCGCCATACGGTAGCAACTGAACAGTGATTCAATCTCCTTCAGTTTTTGTCGGTTCCGCAGAGAAAAGTAATTGACCAGACAATGGGTATCCGGATAGTACGCGCTCTCTTCCACCGGTGTGTAATCCGTGGAAAGACCGTGCCGTTCGATATAGTCCTGGATCACCCCATCGGCACTGAGCTTGCCGTCAAGGATGTCCCGGACAGCGTCCATCTCCTCATCGAGGAACGAGAACCCTTCGGACTGATGACTGAAACGGATGAACCCTTCGGATAGCTTCTCTCTCATACCCAAACCTGTTGCGCTTCATAGTAGAGGATACACGAAAACATGGCAAGGAGCGGACCCAAAAAAGAGGGAGCCGACGCTCCCTCTTTGCATTCACGAGACATGTTTAGAACTGCAACCCCCACAGCAGGGAACCGGAAACGGTCTGGGCATCTTTCACCGTAGCGGGTGCAAGATAATACCGGTACGCGACATCCACTCCCACGTAGGCATGCTTGGAGTACAGATACGCCATGCTGAGGTGTCCACCCACGCCATAGGTCAACTGGTTCCAATCAATCGCCGATTCCACGGAGGAGGAAGCGAAGCCACCGCCACCCAAGCGAAGCAGGAACTTGCCAGCCGTAAGGTCGTAATCCAGATAGCCGTTCACCGCGACATCGTGATGAATGTTCTGCCAGAATACAGGATCAAACACCTGGCTGTAACTCTGCGTCGAGTACGGTTCATACAACCCTTGCAGGGTAAAGCCGATGCCGCTGGACTTTCCAAAACTCACGATATGGGAGAAGGAAAGATCCAAACCAGCGGAAACGTTCCACTGTTGTTGGTTGATCAACGTATCTGACAAGCCATACGAAGCGCCACCCATCAGGCCCATGGAAAAGGAGAACTTACCCGGGGCTTTTTCTTTTGTCTGGACAGGTTCGGTTTCCGCCACAGGCGCCGGTTCTTCGGAAGCAGGTTCCGTGACAGCCTCAGGAGTTTCCGTCACAGGCGCAGGCTCTTCGGAAGCAGGTTCCGTAGCTACCTCTTCCGGGGCTTCTTCGGTCGGTGCGGATGCCGCTTCACTGGAAGCAGGTTCCGTGGCTGCACTTTCCACCGGTGCCGGCTCAGCAGCCACCTCTTGCTGTGCTTCAGGTACTGCCGCTTCCGTGGCATCCGCTCCAGCGGGAGCCTCTTCTGCAGCAGCGCTCTCCAACGGCTCCGCCGTGGCGGTGGCGCTGGTGCTGAAATTCACGCCATCATACGATTGCTGAAGATACAGGGTATAGCTTTGCGAACCATCCAAACCTTCGACGGTATACGTCGTCTGATCTGCGTTCACGACGATCCATTTGTCCGGGTCTTCCCCACCGATCTGGTACCGAAATGTGGTAACCTGAGGATCATCCACAGACCACTCCCATGTGATGGCGACAGGAACGGCAAACAGCGTAGTGGTTGCAAAAAGCAGCAACAACATGATACTCATAATGCGTCTGTTCATCTGATTTCTCCTTCTGGGAATATACAATTAACCTGAATAATAGTACATCTCTCTTTGAAGAATAACAAGTAATCGAAAAAGCGGCTACGTTTCCCATTTTCTTCTTCCCTGTTTCAGGATATGCTGTACCCATGCAGATGTTCCATCGATTGACCGTTTTCTGCGCGAGCTCCTTAGGAAACAACCCCTCATACCGTACCGCCGTCGTCGCCTTTGGGACGATGATGGCCCAGCATGGCATTGATCTGGTGTACGGAGGCGGAACCCGAGGATTGATGGGGGTGCTGGCCGACACGCTCCGTCAGGCAGGGAGAGAAGTGACCGGTGTGCTGCCACGGGCGATGAACAAGCCTTCCGTACGGACCCATGCGGCGGAAAGCGCGTTGATCATCACGGATGGGATGCACCAACGCAAAGATACGATGTACCGTCTGGGAGACGGGTTCGTCGCACTCCCCGGAGGCATCGGCACGCTGGAAGAGCTGATGGAAATCTACACCTGGCTGCAATTGGGGTACCACCACAAGCCGATCGGTCTGCTCAACACGAACGATTACTACGGACATCTGGTGGACTTTCTCAAGCACAGCGAACATGAAGGATTTCTGGGAAAGGAATGCCTGGATGCGCTGTGCGTCGATGATGATCCCGAACGGCTCCTCATCAAAATGGAGGCGTCCGGCACCAATCTGCCGGACAAGTTGGCACCATGACAAAACGACAGTACCGCCTGGTGGAGTACAGCTCCATCATCATTGGTTCGGCGCTCACCGCGCTGGGGATTGCCCTGTTCACCGCTCCGGCGAAGATCGTCGGAGGAGGGGCGAGCGGCATCGCCACCATCCTGTTCCACCTGAAAGGATGGGACATCGGACTGGTCACGCTGGCCATCAACATCCCATTGTTCTTTTTGGGCATGAAGGTGTTCGGAAACACCTACGGTATCCGCTCGTTGATCGGCACCCTTCTGCTTTCCGGATTCATTTCGCTGTTTGACCGTATTTCCGGATACCAGAGCGCATTGGACCTGAGCAAGAACTCCAACTACCTGCTCTCCGCGCTGTTCGGCGCAGCCTTGCAGGGTGTGGGCATCGGACTGGTGATCCGTGGAGGCTCAAACACCGGAGGAACGGACATCATTGCCCAGATCCTGGCCCGGTTCACCTTCCTCACCCAAGGCTTGGCCATGTTCGTCGTCGACGGCATCATCATCGCCTTCAGTGCCGTATATTTTGGATTGGAATCAGCGTTGTACGGCGTGCTGTGCGCCTACATCAGCACACTGATGATTGACAAGATCATCCTCAGTCTGGGAACCAACAAGGAAAAGACCGCGTTCATCATCAGCCAGCACCCCGAAGGCATCGAGGCGGCCATCATGGAGAAACTGGGTCACGGGGGCACGATCTTCACCGCCCGTGGCATGTACACCAAGACGGAACGCCCGGTGATCATGAGCGTCATCACCAACCATGAAGTGGCCAGCCTGACGAAGATCGTCCATCAGGAAGACCCCAAAGCCTTTATGATCATCCAGGACGCCTTTGAAGTCCTCGGTGAGGGATTCACCCCCATCGAGGAAGCCACCTGGGATGATGAACACGATGTGACGCAGAAACCTATCGCTCCCAAAGCTGGGAAGGATAGTACTTCGCCTCGATCTTCTTCCTGAGCTCCGTCCGGACAATCTCCCGGTCTGCGCTGTAGGTCATGCCGAACCACTTCTCATCGGTGGTGTACATCTTGATGCGTCCTTCCCCACTGGTGACGATCTCACTGGCGCCGTTGGGAAGCAGGCATTCCGCCTTGGGGGACGTGAGGTTGTCTGCCAGGAACCGCTCCCAGTACCCATGGAAATGCTCGAACGCCTTGGGGGTGAACCCGAAGAAGTTCATCGACACCCATTCCTTGCCGGTAAGCGGGATGTCTTTTCCCCCAAAGTGGGTGACCGGTTTGCCGTCGACGAATTCGATCTGGGTGTTCTCCACCATCTTCTGCAGATATCCGTCGGCATCCACCGTGCAGAGGCCCCGGCTCACCGAACCCTGCAGCGACATGGTGTTTTCCAGCACATAGCCGACCATGCAGTGCTCCGTACTCTCATTCTTCTCGGTGGAAAGCGGTTTGACGATCGTCTGGAACGCCTTCCTGCCGTAGTAATCATCACTGTTCAGCACGAGGAACGGCGTATGGACCTCAGGCTCCGCGCAGAGGAGCGCCTGGATCGTCCCCCACGGTTTCTGCCGCTTCTGCTGGGCGAATTGCTCCGGGGTGAGCAGGCTGTCGATGTTCTGAAACACATAGGACGCGTCCATGTTCCGGGCGATCCGGTCGAACAACCGTTCGCGGAAATCATGCTCGATATCCTTGCGGATGATGAACACCACTTTGTCAAATCCACTCAATTTCGCGTCATAAATGCCAAAGTCAAGCAACGTCTCTCCATGCATTCCCACGGAGTCGATCTGCTTCACTCCGCCATAACGGCTCCCCATGCCAGCCGCAAGCACCACTACTGTCGGTTTCATAGCACCCTCCAACGCAGAGCATAATCCGTTCGGCGGGAGATTGGCAATCTCCCCCAACCGTCCTATGATGGGTGATATGGACAATTGCACATGGTATTCCGATGTGATCCGTTTCTGCCGGCAGAACGACACCTGCCAGCACTGTCCGTACCATCTGGTCAACGACACCAAAATCGACGGTACGCTTCCCTGCTTCTCCAGCAAGGAAAACCTTGCTTTGCTTTCTGATTGGCTTGGGCAACCCCATCAGGGACAATCCGTGCCCGGCGAGGAGATCGAGTCAATGATGGACGAGATCGTCCAGGAAGACGACGAGGACTATCTGATGCATGATCTGGATCACGCCTGAAGCGAACGGAAGGAAACCTCCCCACACTCTGCATACGGTCCCACCAAGACTCCGGTGAACGTCATCGTACGGGTCCCTTCGGCGCAGAGGCCCGCCACACTCAGAGACCCCAACAACCGCAGATGTTCCGGGTTGTTTCCCCACCGGAACTGATACGAACGAGGGTCTGACACAATCTCCAGCACCAACGAATCCGGAAGTCCGTCCGGCATCCACACCGAGGAGACGGGAACCGTCATTCCGTGCAAGCATTGCCAGAGTGACACCCGGTTTGCCCCCGTATCAACACGGATGGCGAGGAACGTGTCGTTGGAAAGATAGGCGGCAACGCCAAAGACTGCGGAGGACGTCCAATCATGAACCAGCGTCCGCATCCTGCACCCGAACTCCTGTTGCCGGATGCCAAAGAACGACGGATTCCCCATTGGCGAGGAAAGCTCCGACCCATTTCCCCTCAGCCGCATGGCTCCATCCTTCCAGATCGGCATCCACTGCGGCACTCGTGGGGAAAGATACTCCTCGCGATCGGTCAGAACGATATTCTGGACGCTCTCTTTGAACGTTCCTTCATCCGGCTGGATATGGAACCATCCATCCACGTCAAACACCACCGTCCCCAGAAATGTTTCCCGTCCCAGAGCATGCAACAACAAACCGGGAAGCGGACGAACACCCAGAAACACCGCCTTCCACCGCCCTTCTCCATCCGGGGTGAGATCAGCATGGCCCAGGCACTGCACCGGCTCCTCCGGCCTGTCCCGGGAAGAGAGGATCGGATTGTATGGACAGGGCTGGTACGGTCCCCAGAGCGCTGAGGAACGGAACAGCGTCTCCATATGGCCGTACTCCGTTCCCCCTTCGGCGAGCATCAGGTAATACCACCCATTCATCACATACAGATGCGGTCCTTCCGGATAGCGGCCGCCGGAACCGGAGGTGAGGAGTCGTGGGGACGCAAGCACGGTTCCCGTATCAAGGTCGACCGGCGCCATGATGATGCCTGCGCCGTTGGTCAGCAGATACGCCTTCCCATCCCCATCAAAGAACAGCGAGGGATCGATCCCAGGCATGGCGAGGGGAATGGGGTCGGACCACGGGCCTTGGGGATGGTCGGCGACGAACAGGCAGTTTCCCAGCCGTGTCACGTCGGTGACGGTGACGTACCATTTCCCTTGGTGGGTGCGAATCGTCGCGGCGAACAGGCCGCGGGAGGCGCGCATCGCCATCCAGCCCAATTGCTCTGGGCGTTCGGCTACGTGTCCCACACACTCCCAATGGACAAGGTCCTCACTGCGGGAGACCGGCAGTCCCGGAAAAAACTCGAAGGTGGAATTTACCAAATACCAGGCATCCTCTCCCCGGCAGATGCTGGGATCAGGATGGAACCCACGGAGGATCGGACGCACGTTCACTCCTTGATGGCCCCTGCCAGTGTCCCCTGGAGGATCCACCGATGGCCGAACAGGTACATGATGATCGTCGGCGCCATGGAGATGATCACCGCGGCGGCATACCGGGGCATTCGGTCAGTACCGTAGGCGTTGAGGAACTGGGAGACACGGAGCTGCATGGTGAACAGTTTCTGGTCATTCAGCATGATCAACGACAGGAAGTAATCGCTCCAGGCGGAAATGAACACCAGGAGCAAGGCAAGCACCGTCGCAGGATTTGCCAGCGGCAACATGATGCGCGACAAGGTGGCCCAGTGTCCCGCGCCATCGATGCGCGCCGCATCGGAGAGTTCGTTGGGAAGCGCGGCGAAGAACGAGCGGTAGATCAACGTCCAGAACGGAATGAGGAACGCCGACATCGGAAGGATCAGGCCGATCAACGTGTTGGACAGGCCGAGCTTGATGTTCAGCTTGTACAGGGGGATCAACCCCATCTGGATCGGGATGAAATAGCCGATCAAA contains:
- a CDS encoding CpXC domain-containing protein gives rise to the protein MPTSHDVITLACPNCHTEQKVKAYTAIDLSTDPKLELGILTDSVFTHTCTHCGASFTVTNELLVTNAEVPFAILLAPDYQRGEPKAPDSLKGYIKRVVPTINQLKEKVMIFQALMDDRAVELCKLYLSLQEARQDGYYLFTEHRDGNLKFSWFDANDTLVDAIQVPDSLYTMVLPKAKGFEVDDGVFTPLDALWALDRIGQ
- a CDS encoding YitT family protein, which produces MTKRQYRLVEYSSIIIGSALTALGIALFTAPAKIVGGGASGIATILFHLKGWDIGLVTLAINIPLFFLGMKVFGNTYGIRSLIGTLLLSGFISLFDRISGYQSALDLSKNSNYLLSALFGAALQGVGIGLVIRGGSNTGGTDIIAQILARFTFLTQGLAMFVVDGIIIAFSAVYFGLESALYGVLCAYISTLMIDKIILSLGTNKEKTAFIISQHPEGIEAAIMEKLGHGGTIFTARGMYTKTERPVIMSVITNHEVASLTKIVHQEDPKAFMIIQDAFEVLGEGFTPIEEATWDDEHDVTQKPIAPKAGKDSTSPRSSS
- a CDS encoding Fic family protein yields the protein MREKLSEGFIRFSHQSEGFSFLDEEMDAVRDILDGKLSADGVIQDYIERHGLSTDYTPVEESAYYPDTHCLVNYFSLRNRQKLKEIESLFSCYRMAEILSEDHQPPFEFDSLLDLHARLFGDVYPSAGQLRTVDIKRRTVFCDPRYLRQEGENLFLRIQTAHYLKGLEKEEFVNELAYFMGEMEALHPFNDGNGRVERLFFYLMALYAGYETDWGSADPDRLLEADICAIDGDYQLLISVLTEIVTPVE
- a CDS encoding glycoside hydrolase family 43 protein encodes the protein MRPILRGFHPDPSICRGEDAWYLVNSTFEFFPGLPVSRSEDLVHWECVGHVAERPEQLGWMAMRASRGLFAATIRTHQGKWYVTVTDVTRLGNCLFVADHPQGPWSDPIPLAMPGIDPSLFFDGDGKAYLLTNGAGIIMAPVDLDTGTVLASPRLLTSGSGGRYPEGPHLYVMNGWYYLMLAEGGTEYGHMETLFRSSALWGPYQPCPYNPILSSRDRPEEPVQCLGHADLTPDGEGRWKAVFLGVRPLPGLLLHALGRETFLGTVVFDVDGWFHIQPDEGTFKESVQNIVLTDREEYLSPRVPQWMPIWKDGAMRLRGNGSELSSPMGNPSFFGIRQQEFGCRMRTLVHDWTSSAVFGVAAYLSNDTFLAIRVDTGANRVSLWQCLHGMTVPVSSVWMPDGLPDSLVLEIVSDPRSYQFRWGNNPEHLRLLGSLSVAGLCAEGTRTMTFTGVLVGPYAECGEVSFRSLQA
- a CDS encoding TIGR00730 family Rossman fold protein, whose product is MQMFHRLTVFCASSLGNNPSYRTAVVAFGTMMAQHGIDLVYGGGTRGLMGVLADTLRQAGREVTGVLPRAMNKPSVRTHAAESALIITDGMHQRKDTMYRLGDGFVALPGGIGTLEELMEIYTWLQLGYHHKPIGLLNTNDYYGHLVDFLKHSEHEGFLGKECLDALCVDDDPERLLIKMEASGTNLPDKLAP
- a CDS encoding carbohydrate ABC transporter permease — protein: MGRHVRYGVPEVIITIILILLSLTILLPMLLPWMFVFKTQLEYAYDPWAWPKQFLWSNFQDAWEAIQIGQGLLNTLIVSLGAILVTVPSSALAGYVFAKYRSKTTEILFYAILIGYFIPIQMGLIPLYKLNIKLGLSNTLIGLILPMSAFLIPFWTLIYRSFFAALPNELSDAARIDGAGHWATLSRIMLPLANPATVLALLLVFISAWSDYFLSLIMLNDQKLFTMQLRVSQFLNAYGTDRMPRYAAAVIISMAPTIIMYLFGHRWILQGTLAGAIKE